Sequence from the Salinicoccus sp. Bachu38 genome:
CCGTTGAACCTGATGACGTCCACTTCGATGGTCTCCTGGGGCTTCGAGAGGTTCCGGATCGCTTCATTCATATCAAGAGGGAGGCCAAGGGCCCGTGTATAGTCGTTGACCGTCCCGGCCGGCAGGATGGACAGTGACGCGTCCGAAGCACATTCGACCATTCCATCGATGATTTCACCGATGGTCCCATCCCCTCCTGATGATACGATCAGATCGGCATATTCCGAGGCCTCCATGGCGAGTGCCTTCGCATCCGATCCGTCTGTATATAATATTTCGACATCATAACCCTGGCCCTGGAGGGCGCGCAGCACTCCATATTCGACCGGCGGCTTTTTCTTCTTCCCTGATTTCCTGTTGATGATTACCGCTGCTTTCTTCATACATTTCCCCTATCTTCATCCAGTTTCTCCAATCATATAAGATGACAGCGGCGCTGTCGATGGATGGATTCATTATGCATATAAAAAAACATCCAGCTGATGCCGGATGTCCTCTTCTTGTATGCATTTTATACAACGTTTATGGAGATAGGAAAAATACTGTCGGTTCGATTACAGGCGGTCGGTGTCGTCCGTCCTTCTGTTGCGGACAGTACCTTCGTCTGTTGTGTTCGTCAAGTCATCAGGATCGTCCGTTGTAGTACGGGTATCGCCTGCAGTTGTCCTGTCACCGAGCGTGTCGTCCGTTGTAGTACCGGTGTCAGCCGTGTCATGAGTGTCCCCTCTAACAGGCCTGTTGCCCGGAGTGTCATCGGCCGTCCGGTGTGTTGTGTCGTCTGCTGCCGTATGACGTGCATCATCGTCCGTAATCAGCCCGAAGAATTTCAGGCAGTACAGCGCGGACAGACCCACAAGAATGTAGATAATCTTGGAGAGGATGGCATCCTGACCGCCGAATATGGAAGCGACCAGATCGAATTCGAATAACCCGACAAGCAGCCAATTAAGACCACCGACTATGAGTAGTACGAGTGCAATGATATCCAATGCTTTCATGTGCGCTTTCTCCTTTCTCATCGTTTGTTAAATTGTTCCCC
This genomic interval carries:
- a CDS encoding DUF378 domain-containing protein; amino-acid sequence: MKALDIIALVLLIVGGLNWLLVGLFEFDLVASIFGGQDAILSKIIYILVGLSALYCLKFFGLITDDDARHTAADDTTHRTADDTPGNRPVRGDTHDTADTGTTTDDTLGDRTTAGDTRTTTDDPDDLTNTTDEGTVRNRRTDDTDRL